In a single window of the Rhineura floridana isolate rRhiFlo1 chromosome 3, rRhiFlo1.hap2, whole genome shotgun sequence genome:
- the LOC133381803 gene encoding zinc finger protein 91-like, which translates to MRNKLTLHQRIHTGEKLYKCIECGENFSGRSVLTVRQRIHTGEKPYKCIECGENFSGRSVLTVHQRIHTGEKPYKRAECGMSFSQRHHLTSHHRTHTAEKPYKCLECGKSFSSSQSLASRHRTHTGEKPFNCLECGKSFSHSHSLSLHQRTHTGEKPYKCIECGKSFSQSQHLTSHHRTHTQEKPYKCLECGKCFSCSKSCSLHERTHTGEKPYKCAECGISFRQRPHLTSHHRTHTGEKPYKCLDCGKSFSHSSSLSLHQRTHTGEKPYKCLECGKCFSHSRSFSLHQRTYTGEKPYKCIECGKCFSQSQHLSSHHRTHTGEKPYKCLECGKCFSCSRRLTLHQRTHTGEKPYKCMECGKSFSWSQSLTSHHRTHTGEKPYKCLECGKCFSCSRRLTLHQKTHTGEKPYKCMECGKSFSRSGSLSSHQRTHTGDKPYKCIECGKCFSQSQHLSSHQRTHTGEKPCKCLECGKSFSCSRSLTLHHRTHTGEKPYKCLECGKSFARSRSLTLHQRTHTGEKPYKCMECGKSFSRSGSLSSHQRTHTGDKPYKCIQCGKCFSQSQHLSSHHRTHTGEKPYKCLECGKSFSCSRSVTLHHRTHTGEKPYKCLECGKCFGCSRNLTLHQKTHTGEKPYKCIPCGKCFSQSQHLSSHHRTHTGEKPYKCLECGKSFSCSRSLTLHHRTHTGEKPYKCLECGKSFSCSRSLTLHHRTHTGEKPYKCLECGKSFSCSRSLTLHHRTHTGEKPYKCLECGKSFSCSRSLTLHHRTHIGEKPYKCLECGKSFSCSRSLTLHHRTHTGEKPYKCQECGKSFTRSRSLTLHQRTHTGEKT; encoded by the coding sequence atgaGAAATaagcttactttacatcaaagaatccacacaggagagaaactatataaatgcatagagtgtggggAAAACTTCAGTGGTAGAAGTGTTCTAACTGTAcgtcaaagaatccacacaggagaaaaaccctataaatgcatagagtgtggggAAAACTTCAGTGGTAGAAGTGTTCTAactgtacatcaaagaatccacacaggagaaaaaccctaTAAACGTGCAGAGTGTGGAATGAGCTTCAGTCAGCGGcatcaccttacttcacatcacagaacccacacagcggagaagccatataagtgtctggagtgtggaaaaagtttcagttCTAGTCAAAGCCTAGCTTCCCGTCacagaacccatacaggggagaagccatttaattgtctggaatgtggaaagagtttcagtcacagTCATAGCCtttctttacatcaaagaacccacacaggagagaaaccatacaaatgcatagagtgtggcaagagcttcagtcagagccaacaccttacttcacatcacagaacccatacacaggagaagccatataagtgtctggagtgtggaaagtgtttcAGTTGTAGTAAAAGCTGttctttacatgaaagaacccacacaggagaaaaaccctaTAAATGTGCAGAGTGTGGAATAAGTTTCAGACAGAGGCcacaccttacttcgcatcacagaacccatacaggggagaagccatataagtgtctggactgtggaaagagtttcagtcacagTAGTAGCCtttctttacatcaaagaacccatacaggggagaaaccatataagtgtctggagtgtggaaagtgtttcAGTCATAGTAGAAGCTtttctttacatcaaagaacctacacaggagagaaaccatataaatgcatagagtgtggaaaatgtttcagtcagagccaacacctttcttcacatcacagaacccacacaggggagaagccatataagtgtctggagtgtggaaagtgtttcAGCTGTAGTCGAaggcttactttacatcaaagaacccacacaggagagaaaccgtataaatgcatggagtgtggaaaaagtttcagttGGAGCCaaagccttacttcgcatcatagaacccacacaggggagaagccatataagtgtctggagtgtggaaagtgtttcAGCTGTAGTCGAaggcttactttacatcaaaaaacccacacaggagagaaaccgtataaatgcatggagtgtggaaagagtttcagtcgtagTGGAAGCCTTTCctcccatcaaagaacccacacaggagataaACCgtataaatgcatagagtgtgggaaatgtttcaGTCAGAGCCAACACCTTTCTTCAcatcagagaacccacacaggggagaaaccatgtaagtgtctggagtgtggaaagagtttcagctgTAGTCGAAGCCTTACCTTACATcatagaacccacacaggggagaagccatataagtgtctggagtgtggaaaaagtttcgCTCGCAGTAGAagtcttactttacatcaaagaacccacacaggagagaaaccgtataaatgcatggagtgtggaaagagtttcagtcgtagTGGAAGCCTTTCctcccatcaaagaacccacacaggagataaACCGTATAAATGCATACAGTGTGGGAAATGTTTCAGTCAGAGCCAACACCTttcttcacatcacagaacccacacaggggaaaaaccatataagtgtctggagtgtggaaagagtttcagctgTAGTCGAAGCGTTACCTTACATcatagaacccacacaggggagaagccatataagtgtctggagtgtggaaagtgtttcGGCTGTAGTCGaaaccttactttacatcaaaaaacccacacaggagagaaaccatataaatgcataccgtgtgggaaatgtttcagtcagagccaacacctttcttcacatcacagaacccacacaggggagaaaccatataagtgtctggagtgtggaaagagtttcagctgTAGTCGAAGCCTTACCTTACATcatagaacccacacaggggagaaaccatataagtgtctggagtgtggaaagagtttcagctgTAGTCGAAGCCTTACCTTACATcatagaacccacacaggggagaaaccatataagtgtctggagtgtggaaagagtttcagctgTAGTCGAAGCCTTACCTTACATcatagaacccacacaggggagaaaccatataagtgtctggagtgtggaaagagtttcagctgTAGTCGAAGCCTTACCTTACATCATAGAACCCAcataggggagaaaccatataagtgtctggagtgtggaaagagtttcagctgTAGTCgaagccttactttacatcatagaacccacacaggggagaaaccatataagtgtcaggagtgtggaaaaagtttcacTCGTAGTAGAagtcttactttacatcaaagaacccacacaggagaaaaaacaTAG
- the LOC133379076 gene encoding vomeronasal type-2 receptor 26-like, protein MVSEVERGVARIGGTQSTCSGTQMCPWACKGWQSLAQKQALHLPLEPRKDSSRTDIEDHEINRDPRLLPNISLGYNLYENYFDARMTSDAMLNLLAGGQSSLPNYSCGKRNSLLAVLEGTDPVISKEISAISGIYKIPQISFVAQVLEDKTQFSFVYRMVPKEEEQCLGIVKLLLHFRWTWIVLFIPDDDSGERFLHHFLREIRFLNTSVGGLHLDGKGKLPATYDIENWVMFPNESRTVPRSRCTKSCPPGYSKVAREGEPVCCYGCAPCAEGTFSPQEDADHCTKCPEDQYPNKDQDQCIPKIITFLAYEEHLGILLPSFALFLSLITGCVLGIFIKFLETPIVKANNRDLSYILLVSLLLSILSSFLFIGRPRKLTCLLRQTAFSIIFSVAVSSILAKTITVVLAFLATKPGNKARRWLGKSLANSIVISCSSVQVVICTIWLGISPPFPESDKHSQPAEIILQCNEGSVAMFYGALGYMGFLAAICFMVAFMARKLPGAFNEAKLITFSMLVFCSVWVSFVPTYLSTK, encoded by the exons ATGGTCTCGGAAGTGGAGAGAGGAGTGGCCAGGATTGGTGGCACCCAGAGCACTTGCTCAGGaacccaaatgtgcccatgggcctgcaaaggttggcaatccctggCTCAGAAGCAAG CTCTGCACCTGCCCCTCGAGCCACGCAAAGACTCGAGCAG gacagacattgaagaccat GAGATCAACAGGGATCCCAGGCTCTTGCCTAACATCTCATTAGGATACAACCTCTATGAGAACTATTTCGATGCCAGGATGACTTCCGATGCCATGTTGAACCTGCTTGCAGGTGGGCAGAGCAGCCTTCCAAACTATAGTTGTGGAAAACGGAACAGCCTCTTGGCTGTTCTTGAAGGGACTGATCCTGTAATTTCAAAAGAGATTTCAGCCATCTCAGGCATCTACAAAATCCCACAG ATCAGTTTTGTTGCTCAGGTTCTTGAGGATAAAACCCAGTTCTCTTTTGTCTACCGGATGGTCCCCAAAGAGGAGGAACAGTGCCTGGGGATTGTCAAGCTGCTCctgcacttcagatggacctggatCGTCCTCTTTATTCCAGATGATGACAGTGGAGAAAGGTTT CTTCACCATTTCCTGAGAGAAATCCGGTTTCTGAACACTTCCGTGGGTGGGCTGCATTTGgatgggaaggggaagctgccagcCACCTACGATATCGAGAACTGGGTGATGTTTCCCAATGAGTCTCGG ACCGTCCCTCGCTCCAGGTGTACCAAAAGCTGTCCCCCTGGATATTCCAAGGTGGCTCGAGAAGGAGAGCCAGTTTGCTGCTATGGTTGTGCTCCGTGTGCAGAAGGAACATTCTCCCCTCAGGAAG ATGCAGATCATTGCACCAAATGTCCAGAAGATCAATATCCAAATAAGGACCAAGATCAGTGTATCCCAAAGATCATAACCTTCCTGGCTTATGAAGAACATTTGGGGATCCTCTTGCCTTCCTTTGCCCTATTCTTATCCTTAATTACAGGCTGTGTGttaggaatcttcattaaattCCTTGAAACTCCAATAGTGAAAGCCAACAACAGGGACCTCTCCTATATCCTTCTtgtctccctcctgctctccaTTTTGTCTTCCTTCCTCTTCATTGGCAGGCCAAGGAAACtgacctgccttctccgacaaacggccttcagcatcatcttctcagttgccGTCTCTTCTAttttggcaaaaaccatcactgtggtgctggccttcctggccacaaagccagggaacaaagcgaggagatggctggggaagagtctggccaactccattgtcatttcctgttccagtgtccaagttgtcatctgcaccatctggcTGGGCATCTCTCCTCCATTCCCAGAGTCTGACAAGCACTCCCAGCCTGCAgaaatcatcctgcaatgcaatgaagggtctgttgccatgttttatggtgccctcggctacatgggcttcctggctgccatctgcttcatggtggctttcatggccaggaagctgcctggggccttcaatgaagccaagctgatcaccttcagcatgctggtcttctgcagtgtttgggtgtcctttgtgcccacctacctgagcacgaag